A stretch of the Methylacidiphilum caldifontis genome encodes the following:
- a CDS encoding bifunctional UDP-3-O-[3-hydroxymyristoyl] N-acetylglucosamine deacetylase/3-hydroxyacyl-ACP dehydratase: MQRTIRDEVSMEGKSLHTGNSVKLVIKPAEADSGYVFKRVDLPDEPTVVASVDNVRQTERATTIGEGNVKVHTVEHVLAVLRGCGIDNALIELNANEPPIGDGSGIYLANEIARVGTVEQEKPVSFFELREPVWVEGEDGAYIAGWPDQNFSISCTHSSHNGLFTQYFSWTYDPKSFVSEIAPARTFVFYEELLPLIEKGLIKGGSLENAIVIRGESIFCREPLRFENEFVRHKIFDMIGDFALFPKRLKARVVAARPSHFLNVKFVKEIQKAYKNYLSHLMPVENIPVGEGALDINEVMKILPHRYPFLMLDRVLGFQDDVKAIGQKAVTMNEAYFQGHFPGHPIMPGVLQIEAMAQLASILLLRKAGNAGKLGYFMSADKVKFRKPVMPGDTLIIEVEMTKARGKIGKAFGKCYVNKETVCEGELLFALIDG; this comes from the coding sequence ATGCAGAGGACGATACGGGATGAAGTCAGCATGGAGGGCAAATCACTGCATACAGGCAATTCTGTAAAGCTAGTGATCAAGCCGGCCGAAGCGGATAGCGGTTATGTCTTTAAAAGAGTTGATCTGCCTGATGAACCCACGGTGGTGGCTTCGGTGGATAATGTTAGGCAAACAGAAAGAGCCACAACGATCGGGGAGGGCAATGTCAAGGTTCATACCGTCGAACATGTGCTTGCGGTTTTGAGAGGGTGTGGGATTGATAACGCGCTGATCGAGTTGAATGCAAATGAACCGCCCATTGGAGATGGCAGTGGCATCTATCTGGCTAACGAGATTGCCAGGGTAGGAACGGTTGAACAAGAAAAACCGGTTTCTTTTTTTGAATTGAGAGAACCGGTATGGGTGGAAGGAGAAGATGGGGCATACATTGCTGGCTGGCCTGATCAGAACTTTTCGATCAGTTGTACTCACTCAAGTCATAATGGGCTTTTTACACAGTATTTTAGCTGGACTTACGACCCTAAAAGTTTTGTTTCGGAAATCGCCCCTGCACGAACATTTGTCTTTTACGAAGAACTTCTTCCCCTTATCGAAAAGGGGCTAATCAAAGGCGGGAGCTTGGAAAATGCCATAGTTATCCGGGGAGAGTCGATATTTTGTCGAGAACCCCTGCGGTTTGAAAATGAGTTTGTCAGACACAAGATTTTTGATATGATTGGAGATTTTGCCTTGTTCCCGAAAAGATTAAAAGCGAGGGTGGTTGCAGCAAGGCCTAGCCATTTTTTGAATGTAAAATTTGTCAAGGAGATCCAGAAAGCCTATAAAAATTACCTTTCTCACTTAATGCCTGTGGAAAATATCCCCGTTGGAGAAGGAGCTCTGGATATAAATGAGGTGATGAAGATACTTCCCCACCGTTATCCTTTCCTTATGCTTGATCGGGTTCTTGGATTCCAGGATGACGTAAAGGCGATAGGCCAGAAAGCCGTAACGATGAACGAGGCTTATTTCCAGGGCCATTTTCCAGGACATCCGATAATGCCCGGAGTGCTTCAAATTGAAGCCATGGCACAGTTAGCCAGTATTCTTTTGCTACGGAAAGCGGGCAATGCTGGGAAACTCGGCTATTTTATGAGTGCTGACAAAGTAAAGTTTCGTAAGCCGGTTATGCCTGGAGATACGTTGATTATTGAAGTGGAAATGACCAAAGCCAGGGGAAAAATTGGGAAAGCCTTTGGGAAATGTTACGTCAACAAAGAAACGGTTTGCGAGGGAGAGCTGCTCTTTGCCCTCATCGATGGTTAA